One Deefgea tanakiae genomic region harbors:
- the rlmM gene encoding 23S rRNA (cytidine(2498)-2'-O)-methyltransferase RlmM, which translates to MTTLLAGKPYALLAYCRPGFEPECAEEIADHTQGPGKFERGDGWVMFTPNENHGAQLRELLPKQFIFSRQTIQVHSRIALGTKDRLTPIVDALKVINGIYSDVWLEHPDSNEGKSLSSFTRKFGDYVAKALVQNNWLQPEQSRQRLHLFFPKQGEVMICTRPVRATDWLNGIPRLRMPCDAPSRSTLKMLEAILVLVDEPEKKFREGMTAVDLGAAPGGWTYQLVSRGLKVFAIDNGPMKGSMDGHHQVKHVRDDGFKFRPKNPVDWLVCDMVEQPIRIAELMAKWLASGNARRAIFNLKLPMKKRHLEVEKCFDLIDQKLKKADISYKISAKQLFHDREEITCYITTVKD; encoded by the coding sequence ATGACCACACTGCTTGCCGGTAAACCCTATGCTCTTCTCGCCTACTGCCGCCCTGGTTTTGAGCCTGAGTGCGCAGAGGAGATTGCTGACCATACTCAAGGCCCAGGCAAATTTGAACGTGGCGATGGCTGGGTCATGTTCACACCAAATGAAAATCACGGTGCTCAATTGCGTGAACTACTGCCTAAGCAATTCATCTTCTCGCGTCAAACCATACAAGTACACAGCCGTATTGCGCTCGGCACTAAAGATCGCCTAACCCCCATCGTTGACGCACTTAAAGTGATCAATGGAATCTATAGTGATGTTTGGCTGGAACACCCCGACTCAAACGAAGGCAAATCCCTATCAAGCTTTACCCGCAAATTTGGTGATTACGTCGCCAAAGCCCTAGTACAAAACAACTGGCTACAACCAGAGCAATCACGCCAACGGCTACATTTATTCTTCCCCAAGCAAGGTGAAGTGATGATATGTACTCGACCAGTGCGCGCAACTGATTGGCTCAATGGCATTCCACGCCTACGCATGCCTTGCGATGCACCAAGTCGCTCTACACTGAAAATGCTCGAGGCCATCTTAGTGCTTGTTGATGAGCCCGAGAAAAAATTCCGTGAAGGCATGACCGCAGTCGACTTAGGCGCTGCGCCCGGTGGCTGGACGTATCAACTGGTTTCACGTGGATTGAAGGTATTCGCAATTGATAATGGGCCAATGAAAGGTAGTATGGATGGCCACCATCAAGTGAAACACGTCCGTGATGATGGCTTTAAATTCCGCCCAAAAAACCCTGTAGATTGGCTCGTTTGCGATATGGTTGAACAACCCATTCGGATTGCCGAACTCATGGCAAAATGGCTAGCTTCTGGTAACGCACGTCGTGCGATTTTTAATTTAAAACTACCGATGAAAAAGCGTCATTTAGAAGTTGAAAAATGTTTTGATTTAATCGATCAAAAGCTCAAAAAAGCCGATATTTCATATAAAATTAGCGCGAAACAATTATTCCACGACCGTGAAGAAATCACCTGCTATATCACCACAGTCAAAGATTAA
- the mscL gene encoding large conductance mechanosensitive channel protein MscL: MFKEFREFAMRGNVVDLAVGVVIGAAFGKIVDSLVKDVIMPPLGFLIGKVDFTNMFVTLADGKTAGPYDTLKVAQDAGAVTMNLGMFFNSLISFIIVAFAIFMVVKAMNKLNRKPAAPEEAPVTPEEVVLLREIRDALKK, translated from the coding sequence ATGTTTAAAGAGTTTCGCGAATTTGCAATGCGCGGCAATGTTGTTGATTTAGCGGTCGGCGTGGTAATTGGTGCCGCCTTTGGCAAGATTGTTGACTCACTAGTTAAAGACGTCATCATGCCGCCGCTGGGTTTTTTAATTGGCAAAGTTGACTTCACGAATATGTTTGTGACTTTAGCCGATGGCAAAACAGCAGGCCCTTACGACACGCTGAAAGTCGCACAAGATGCCGGTGCAGTAACAATGAATTTGGGAATGTTTTTTAATTCATTGATTAGTTTCATTATTGTCGCCTTTGCTATTTTTATGGTGGTAAAAGCAATGAACAAATTAAACCGCAAACCTGCAGCGCCAGAAGAAGCACCGGTCACGCCAGAAGAAGTTGTCTTACTTCGTGAAATCCGCGATGCACTAAAAAAGTAA
- a CDS encoding NADPH-dependent 2,4-dienoyl-CoA reductase, with the protein MSQYSHLFTPLNLGFTTLKNRALMGSMHTGLEEHHDAPERLAAFYAERAAGGVSLIVTGGIAPNLAGCMFAGSTMLNDEAQIVRHRPITQAVHANGGKIALQILHTGRYAYHADAVAPSPITSPISPFTPRELSHVEIEQTIADFAHTASLAQRAGYDGVEIMGSEGYLINQFLVARTNQRQDHWGGSVANRQRFAIEIAKAVRAALGPNSIVIFRISLLDLVENGGTLAEAIELAQALELAGVTLLNTGIGWHEARIPTIAATVPRGAYSWVTRALKPHVGVPLIAVNRISTPEIAEEILAKGDADVVSLARPLLADPEYLLKAQSNNALEINTCIACNQACLDHVFEGKPASCLVNPRACRETELNVVLSSLAKTVAVVGAGPAGLSAALTAAQAGHVVTLFEADAQIGGQFGLAQNIPAKAEFAETLRYFSVMLAKYKVNIQLNQRVSATSLAGKFDEVIVATGVIPRMAQIAGIDHPSVVAYPDLIAGKVVPKRKIAIIGAGGIGVDVADYLVNGLHTGVEGQGSAYLAEWGVDTTLNSQGGLCAPVTHAPEREVWLLKRSKGKPGAGPGRTTGWIHRIGLQRSGVHLWGSVEYLKIDDDGLHLRHDGEEKCLPVEQIIVCAGQESVNSLYTELMSLQQSVHLIGGALEAGELDAKRAIEQGFLTALSL; encoded by the coding sequence GTGTCGCAGTATTCTCATTTGTTTACCCCGCTGAATTTAGGTTTTACAACGCTCAAAAACCGCGCCTTGATGGGCTCAATGCATACGGGCTTGGAAGAGCACCACGATGCACCTGAGCGTTTGGCTGCGTTTTACGCTGAACGCGCCGCGGGTGGCGTGAGCCTGATTGTGACGGGCGGTATTGCGCCCAATCTTGCAGGCTGTATGTTTGCTGGCTCGACAATGCTCAATGATGAAGCGCAGATCGTTCGTCATCGCCCGATTACCCAAGCGGTACACGCTAATGGTGGCAAGATTGCTTTACAAATCTTGCACACGGGACGCTATGCCTATCACGCAGATGCGGTTGCACCGTCTCCGATCACCTCGCCTATTTCTCCGTTTACTCCGCGTGAATTAAGTCATGTCGAAATCGAACAAACGATAGCTGATTTTGCGCACACCGCCAGCCTCGCGCAACGTGCTGGCTATGACGGCGTTGAAATCATGGGTTCAGAAGGCTATTTAATTAACCAGTTTCTGGTTGCGCGCACCAATCAGCGGCAAGATCATTGGGGCGGCAGCGTTGCCAATCGGCAGCGGTTTGCTATTGAGATTGCGAAAGCTGTACGAGCTGCTCTGGGGCCTAATTCGATCGTGATTTTTAGAATCTCACTGCTGGATTTGGTCGAAAATGGCGGTACCTTGGCTGAGGCGATTGAGCTGGCGCAAGCGCTGGAATTAGCTGGTGTTACTTTGCTCAATACCGGTATCGGCTGGCATGAGGCGCGCATCCCAACCATTGCCGCCACAGTACCGCGCGGCGCGTATAGCTGGGTAACGCGGGCGCTCAAACCCCATGTTGGCGTGCCACTGATCGCGGTTAATCGAATTAGTACACCGGAAATTGCAGAAGAGATTTTGGCGAAGGGCGACGCCGATGTGGTTTCTTTGGCGCGGCCACTGTTGGCTGACCCTGAGTATCTGCTGAAAGCCCAGTCTAATAATGCGCTAGAGATCAATACGTGCATTGCCTGTAATCAGGCCTGTCTTGACCATGTGTTTGAGGGGAAGCCCGCTTCGTGCTTGGTCAATCCTCGCGCTTGCCGGGAGACTGAGCTTAATGTCGTGTTGTCAAGTCTAGCCAAAACTGTTGCCGTCGTGGGGGCAGGCCCTGCTGGATTGTCTGCTGCACTCACTGCCGCGCAAGCTGGCCATGTGGTGACACTCTTTGAGGCCGATGCCCAGATCGGCGGGCAGTTTGGTTTGGCGCAAAATATTCCCGCCAAAGCAGAATTTGCGGAAACTTTGCGCTATTTCTCGGTGATGTTAGCTAAATACAAAGTTAATATTCAACTCAACCAGCGTGTGTCAGCCACGAGCTTGGCAGGTAAGTTTGATGAGGTGATTGTCGCTACTGGCGTGATCCCGCGAATGGCTCAGATTGCGGGGATTGATCATCCCTCGGTAGTGGCTTATCCCGATTTGATTGCTGGCAAAGTTGTACCAAAGCGAAAAATTGCGATTATTGGCGCTGGAGGCATTGGCGTGGATGTTGCTGATTATTTAGTGAATGGTTTGCACACTGGGGTAGAAGGTCAAGGTAGTGCGTATTTGGCCGAATGGGGCGTTGATACGACGTTGAATAGTCAAGGTGGTTTATGTGCACCAGTGACGCATGCGCCTGAGCGTGAAGTCTGGCTGCTCAAACGCAGTAAAGGTAAGCCGGGCGCTGGTCCAGGGCGAACAACGGGTTGGATACACCGTATTGGCTTGCAACGCAGCGGCGTGCATTTGTGGGGTTCAGTTGAATACTTGAAAATTGATGATGATGGTCTGCATTTGCGTCACGATGGTGAAGAAAAATGCCTGCCTGTTGAGCAAATCATCGTTTGCGCAGGGCAAGAGTCGGTTAATTCGCTATATACAGAGCTAATGTCTTTGCAGCAATCGGTGCATTTAATTGGCGGCGCGTTAGAGGCGGGTGAGTTGGATGCAAAACGGGCGATTGAGCAGGGGTTTTTGACTGCGCTGAGTTTGTAA
- a CDS encoding MFS transporter, which translates to MINSVVSLRRSQLAVASLFLVLGFNFGTWASRIPALKMQLGLSAAEVGILLLASGLGAVFSFPVTATLLHKLGSRKLCILAGMTLPCVLIALALAPTFPIAMAVMAIEGVTVACLNVAMNSQGVEVELAGKQAIMSRLHAVFSLGGLLAALFASALTMYTDSLVIHFVAGAAILWLGVVYAIPGLLHEKIKEEGGGNGKRFVIPTGVALWLGLIALCGTVVEGSMSDWSALYLKDVVGASAQIAPLGIACVSGTMLIARWFGDGWRMRFGAERMLTVGGVLAGGGLGLALLIGGLVPALLGFALVGLGVAAVSPCVYAAAAKHGSVALAAVTTMGSIGALMGPPVIGFIAHASSLAWGMAVIALAATLISVCTKKVNWNN; encoded by the coding sequence GTGATTAATTCAGTCGTTTCTTTACGCCGCAGCCAGCTTGCCGTGGCCTCGCTGTTTCTCGTTTTAGGCTTTAATTTTGGTACATGGGCATCGCGTATTCCTGCGCTCAAGATGCAACTAGGCCTCAGCGCTGCTGAAGTCGGCATTTTATTGCTTGCCAGTGGTTTGGGCGCGGTATTTTCTTTTCCTGTGACGGCGACTTTGTTACACAAACTAGGTTCGCGTAAATTATGCATTTTAGCGGGCATGACTTTGCCTTGCGTGCTGATTGCATTAGCTTTAGCGCCGACATTTCCAATTGCGATGGCGGTGATGGCAATTGAAGGCGTCACCGTCGCCTGCTTGAATGTGGCGATGAATTCGCAAGGGGTTGAAGTTGAGTTAGCAGGCAAGCAAGCCATCATGTCACGCTTGCATGCGGTGTTTAGCTTGGGCGGCTTACTGGCAGCTTTATTTGCTTCCGCGTTGACGATGTATACCGACTCCTTGGTGATTCATTTTGTCGCCGGTGCTGCTATTTTGTGGCTGGGAGTGGTGTATGCAATTCCTGGCTTGCTGCATGAAAAAATCAAAGAGGAAGGCGGTGGCAATGGTAAACGCTTTGTGATTCCTACGGGCGTCGCTTTGTGGTTGGGTTTGATTGCATTGTGCGGCACAGTGGTCGAAGGCTCGATGTCGGATTGGTCGGCTTTGTATTTAAAAGACGTGGTCGGCGCATCGGCACAAATTGCGCCGCTGGGTATTGCCTGCGTCTCAGGCACCATGTTAATTGCGCGCTGGTTTGGTGATGGCTGGCGCATGCGCTTTGGTGCGGAGCGGATGCTGACCGTGGGTGGGGTATTAGCGGGTGGCGGATTGGGTTTGGCCTTGCTCATCGGTGGGCTAGTGCCTGCTTTATTGGGCTTTGCCTTGGTCGGCTTGGGCGTTGCTGCTGTTTCGCCTTGCGTGTATGCGGCGGCAGCCAAGCATGGCTCAGTCGCCTTGGCTGCGGTGACGACGATGGGTTCAATTGGCGCGCTGATGGGGCCGCCCGTGATTGGCTTTATCGCACATGCGAGTAGTTTGGCGTGGGGTATGGCGGTAATTGCGTTGGCGGCCACTTTGATTTCGGTTTGTACCAAAAAAGTGAATTGGAATAACTGA
- a CDS encoding EscU/YscU/HrcU family type III secretion system export apparatus switch protein, producing MKIRNTMPRAVALAYREGSAAPRVVAKGKGMLAERIIEKAKEAGVFVHDSPEMVALLMQVDLDSHIPPQLYRAVAELLAFIYMLERGEDVFAPDFSHLPPADEQIAPHSSDQSPDQSTDSK from the coding sequence ATGAAAATCCGTAATACGATGCCCCGTGCGGTAGCGCTGGCTTATCGTGAAGGCAGTGCCGCACCGCGAGTGGTCGCCAAAGGCAAGGGCATGTTGGCGGAGCGGATTATTGAAAAAGCCAAAGAAGCTGGCGTTTTTGTGCATGATTCGCCAGAAATGGTGGCTTTACTGATGCAAGTGGATTTAGATAGCCATATTCCACCGCAACTTTACCGCGCTGTGGCAGAATTGCTAGCGTTTATTTACATGCTAGAGCGCGGTGAAGATGTGTTTGCACCCGACTTTAGCCATTTACCACCAGCGGACGAGCAGATTGCGCCGCATTCTTCAGACCAATCTCCAGACCAATCAACGGATTCCAAGTGA
- the fliK gene encoding flagellar hook-length control protein FliK, with translation MLAGNMSSTLLSQYLRGQQGVMEAVKLSPDDIRLTVGEKVQATVTNQLPNGRFAVLIKDQLLDLNLPRNTQPGEKLDLTVISKSPTLTFSLAQPEAKPTLTQAPNVELSKGAALLNQVLEKSSDGKPAVLQQALPLFSAKPDTTQLAGQLAGRLAESGLFYESHQAEWVTGQRPLQSLMREPQATMHLSNVNQGLGGENKAAEGDSPQLVDKNAKTAFNNEIAQQSLLKKADDIPPEQAMRQLVRQQVDLLEQRPLVWQGNAWPGQPLKWELELQNEQEPEADLSVGQRQWQTKLELTLPKLGELGVVATMVNGQFSLRFKAMDEKTAALIKQHQPDLLQRFEAAGLSLIQSRIDNENP, from the coding sequence ATGTTAGCCGGCAATATGTCATCCACTTTGCTTTCGCAATATTTGCGGGGGCAGCAGGGGGTTATGGAGGCGGTTAAGCTTTCTCCTGATGATATTCGCCTTACGGTCGGTGAGAAAGTTCAGGCCACGGTCACCAATCAGCTCCCCAATGGTCGTTTCGCTGTTCTAATTAAGGATCAGCTGCTTGATCTGAATTTGCCACGTAATACCCAACCCGGCGAGAAACTTGATCTTACCGTGATTTCAAAATCCCCAACGTTGACTTTTAGCCTTGCGCAGCCAGAAGCTAAACCCACTTTAACGCAAGCGCCCAATGTTGAATTAAGCAAAGGGGCTGCACTACTGAATCAAGTTCTTGAAAAATCATCGGACGGCAAGCCGGCGGTCTTGCAGCAGGCGCTGCCGCTATTTTCCGCTAAGCCCGATACCACGCAGTTGGCTGGTCAATTGGCTGGACGTTTGGCGGAAAGTGGTTTGTTTTATGAATCTCATCAAGCTGAATGGGTGACTGGGCAGAGGCCCTTGCAAAGCCTAATGCGTGAGCCGCAGGCGACAATGCATTTGTCAAATGTAAATCAAGGATTGGGTGGAGAAAATAAAGCAGCAGAAGGCGACTCACCGCAGCTGGTCGATAAAAATGCTAAAACGGCGTTCAATAACGAAATTGCACAGCAAAGCTTACTAAAAAAAGCGGATGATATACCGCCAGAACAAGCGATGCGCCAATTGGTTCGCCAGCAAGTTGACTTGCTCGAGCAACGGCCCTTAGTGTGGCAAGGCAATGCCTGGCCAGGTCAGCCTTTGAAGTGGGAATTAGAACTGCAAAATGAACAAGAGCCTGAGGCTGATTTGTCAGTAGGGCAACGCCAGTGGCAGACGAAACTTGAACTAACGTTGCCTAAGTTGGGTGAGCTGGGCGTAGTCGCCACGATGGTTAATGGGCAGTTTTCTTTACGCTTTAAGGCGATGGATGAGAAAACAGCTGCTCTGATAAAACAGCATCAGCCGGATTTATTACAGCGCTTTGAGGCGGCCGGACTCAGTTTAATTCAGTCTCGGATTGATAATGAAAATCCGTAA
- a CDS encoding DUF2802 domain-containing protein, with protein MVSNSGIFITWPQLLYVGIVVLSFYVAELFFFWLRHGRKNKSSLHFEQLQEQMDELRQELASSKVKIAALAAQLHASNLVDDPVFPLPSHLNSIETLKTPADTPYAQAIRLAQKGADANELAATCGISRGEADLIVALYRSSSERN; from the coding sequence ATGGTGAGTAATTCAGGGATATTTATTACTTGGCCACAATTACTCTATGTGGGTATTGTTGTTTTATCTTTTTATGTGGCCGAGTTGTTTTTCTTTTGGCTGCGCCACGGCCGTAAAAATAAGTCATCGCTCCATTTCGAACAGCTTCAGGAGCAGATGGATGAATTACGTCAGGAACTGGCATCATCGAAAGTGAAAATTGCTGCGTTGGCCGCGCAATTGCATGCTTCTAATTTGGTCGATGATCCTGTTTTTCCTTTACCTTCGCACTTAAATTCAATTGAAACCTTAAAAACTCCGGCAGATACCCCCTACGCTCAGGCTATTCGCTTAGCCCAAAAAGGCGCTGATGCCAATGAGCTTGCTGCCACCTGCGGTATTTCGCGGGGTGAAGCTGATTTGATTGTTGCACTTTATCGCAGTAGTTCGGAGCGCAACTAG
- a CDS encoding flagellar protein FliT, which translates to MHKINIYHEKVSHLSEVVTELLILAQQERWDELLLEWPRYELATSDLPMITWSILSTDEQRLLEMQLRQLDSVHSSFLQLTSNWRDELKDILQNSIQSRKLNDHYR; encoded by the coding sequence GTGCATAAAATAAATATTTATCACGAGAAAGTTAGTCATTTGTCTGAAGTTGTGACTGAATTACTGATTTTGGCTCAGCAGGAACGCTGGGATGAATTATTGCTTGAATGGCCTAGGTATGAGTTGGCGACATCAGATTTGCCAATGATTACTTGGAGTATACTTTCTACTGATGAGCAACGTTTGCTCGAAATGCAGTTGCGCCAACTAGATAGCGTGCATTCTTCGTTTCTACAGTTAACAAGCAATTGGCGTGATGAACTCAAAGATATTTTGCAAAATTCAATTCAATCTCGAAAACTCAACGATCATTATCGCTAA
- the fliS gene encoding flagellar export chaperone FliS gives MLAKKKALQAYGVASIDDQVASASPHRLVVMLFEGAIKSINMAKFFLEQGNVPEKGLAITKAIAIIEEGLRLSLDKSAGGELAENLDALYEYAAHQLLVANLRNDAQILDQVLTLLNDLKSSWASIDPSLQMGASPQPAVADATKTVMSLGRA, from the coding sequence ATGTTAGCGAAGAAAAAAGCACTTCAAGCCTATGGGGTTGCTAGTATAGATGATCAAGTTGCAAGTGCGAGTCCTCATCGTTTAGTGGTGATGTTATTTGAAGGTGCTATTAAATCAATCAATATGGCTAAGTTTTTCCTTGAGCAAGGTAATGTTCCTGAGAAAGGCTTGGCGATCACTAAAGCGATTGCAATTATTGAGGAAGGTTTACGACTTTCACTCGATAAATCCGCAGGGGGCGAATTAGCGGAAAATCTGGATGCGCTTTATGAATATGCGGCTCACCAACTGTTGGTTGCGAATTTGCGAAATGATGCCCAGATATTGGATCAAGTTTTGACGTTACTTAATGATTTAAAGTCTTCATGGGCAAGTATTGATCCAAGCCTTCAGATGGGGGCTTCTCCTCAGCCTGCGGTAGCTGATGCCACTAAGACTGTAATGAGCCTAGGCCGTGCATAA